From Cataglyphis hispanica isolate Lineage 1 chromosome 3, ULB_Chis1_1.0, whole genome shotgun sequence, a single genomic window includes:
- the LOC126859373 gene encoding ephrin type-A receptor 3 isoform X1 → MAPFNMAGVAGLLATCAAVAASAAHLLPLLLLLICPRGTQADQVVLLDTTTEEKLDWTRYPFGPQASTPGWVEESFTNFDKGINWRSYVVCDVAYNNVNNWLWTPFVERGPANRMYIEIKFTTRDCSLFPGNALSCKETFSLLYYEFDAATKEPPPWEPDSYKLIGRIAAGEGRFNTNAEVVINTEVKSIPVTKKGVYFAFRDQGACISILAIKVYYINCPEISVNFARFPSTPTGREVALIEQTLGICVENAVKIAQPTFLCKGDGKWYLPTGGCHCKPGYQADVEKQQCKLCPIGKFKHEAGSHTCEPCPEHSKASDYGFTECRCDPGYYRAEKDPKNMPCTQPPSAPQNLTVNFVDQSTVILSWNAPHMQGGRSDTTYKVVCDACSTDVKYIPNTETFNDTKITITGLNAVTTYRFQVFAQNGVSLLTQKKEYVDITVTTEASVPSLVSNVRITSVKSSELSISWDAPVIEVGGDSDLVERYEVRCYPRYDDATNATVIQTSELSATFKGLKASTDYAIQVRAKTTRGWGEYTPVVFKKTPHAMGLDYVGEDDNMQVRIIAGAIVAVVVLLVIIIIMTVLILRSRFMRFMRFRCSRASDECNKKQPSDCDTLEYRNGEGLVVTYMHCKMDSSPIVTTHTNNKSKSSLTTPLFTPAVGVAAAGAGGAGGAGARSYVDPHTYEDPNQAVREFAREIDAGYITIEAIIGGGEFGDVCRGKLKLPPDGRTEIDVAIKTLKPGSADKARNDFLTEASIMGQFEHPNVIFLQGVVTKSNPVMIITEFMENGSLDTFLRANDGKFQVLQLVGMLRGIASGMQYLAEMNYVHRDLAARNVLVNAALVCKIADFGLSREIESATEGAYTTRGGKIPVRWTAPEAIAFRKFTSASDVWSMGIVCWEVMSYGERPYWNWSNQDVIKSIEKGYRLPAPMDCPEAIYQLMLDCWQKERTHRPTFANLTQTLDKLIRSPDTLRKIAQNSVRPPAHNPYYVTSHTAAVQAAVAAAMPPGPAASTAGPFVDIVGHQAHQQAQSAIAVPVMPPGAGRSLHYHTHAATHALPHQQSPLTYPNWVPFSHFN, encoded by the exons tggGTAGAGGAGTCTTTCACAAACTTCGACAAGGGTATCAATTGGCGGAGTTACGTTGTATGCGACGTAGCGTACAACAATGTGAACAATTGGCTGTGGACGCCATTCGTAGAGAGGGGTCCGGCGAACCGCATgtacatagaaataaaattcacgaCCCGCGACTGCTCACTATTCCCCGGGAATGCTCTGAGCTGTAAAGAGACCTTCAGTCTGCTCTACTACGAGTTCGACGCTGCTACTAAGGAACCGCCTCCGTGGGAGCCAGACAGTTATAAACTTATCG GTCGCATTGCCGCGGGTGAGGGTAGATTCAATACGAACGCCGAAGTGGTAATAAACACAGAGGTAAAGTCGATACCGGTAACGAAGAAGGGCGTCTATTTCGCTTTTCGCGATCAGGGTGCCTGCATATCGATTCTAGCCATCAAGGTATATTACATCAATTGTCCCGAGATCTCGGTCAACTTTGCCCGTTTCCCGTCCACGCCGACCGGTCGCGAAGTCGCGCTCATTGAACAAACGCTCGGTATTTGCGTCGAGAATGCCGTCAAAATCGCCCAGCCGACTTTCCTCTGCAAGGGAGACGGAAAGTGGTATCTACCGACGGGTGGATGTCATTGCAAACCCGGCTATCAAGCTGACGTTGAGAAGCAGCAATGTAAGTTGTGCCCAATAGGCAAGTTCAAGCACGAGGCGGGCTCCCACACCTGCGAACCATGTCCGGAGCATAGCAAAGCCTCCGATTACGGCTTCACGGAGTGTCGTTGCGACCCGGGCTATTATCGGGCGGAAAAGGATCCTAAGAATATGCCTTGTACGC AACCACCTTCGGCACCGCAAAACCTGACCGTCAACTTTGTCGATCAGTCCACGGTGATCCTTTCCTGGAACGCGCCGCATATGCAAGGTGGCAGGTCCGATACAACTTATAAAGTGGTCTGCGATGCTTGCAGCACGGATGTCAAATACATTCCCAATACT GAAACCTTCAACGACACGAAGATCACGATAACTGGTCTGAACGCGGTGACTACTTATCGCTTCCAAGTATTCGCCCAGAATGGCGTATCGTTATTAACCCAAAAGAAGGAATACGTCGACATTACTGTTACAACAGAAGCCAGTGTGCCGAGTCTAGTGAGCAACGTCAGGATCACGAGTGTCAAGAGCTCGGAACTTAGCATCAGCTGGGACGCGCCAGTCATCGAAGTCGGCGGGGACAGCGATCTCGTCGAACGATACGAAG TGAGGTGTTACCCGCGCTATGACGACGCCACTAATGCAACCGTCATTCAAACGTCTGAGCTGTCCGCCACGTTCAAAGGCCTAAAGGCTTCCACGGATTACGCGATACAAGTTCGCGCCAAGACCACCCGCGGCTGGGGCGAGTATACGCCGGTGGTATTTAAGAAAACACCCCACGCCATGGGTTTAG ACTACGTCGGCGAGGATGACAACATGCAAGTTAGAATAATCGCAGGAGCAATCGTCGCTGTCGTCGTACTTCTTgtgattattatcatcatgACGGTTTTGATCCTTAGAAg CAGATTCATGCGATTCATGCGATTTCGTTGCAGCAGGGCCTCGGACGAGTGCAACAAGAAGCAGCCCAGCGACTGCGATACTCTGGAATATCGAAATGGCGAAG GACTAGTTGTGACCTACA TGCACTGCAAAATGGACAGTTCACCGATTGTGACAACCCATACCAACAACAAGAGCAAGTCCTCGC TGACCACGCCGCTATTCACACCTGCAGTGGGGGTCGCCGCGGCAGGCGCAGGCGGCGCAGGCGGTGCAGGTGCGAGGAGTTATGTGGATCCTCACACATACGAGGATCCGAATCAGGCTGTACGAGAATTCGCCCGCGAAATCGACGCCGGATACATCACGATAGAGGCAATTATAG GTGGCGGAGAATTTGGCGATGTCTGCCGAGGGAAACTGAAGCTGCCTCCCGATGGACGGACGGAAATAGACGTGGCCATAAAAACGCTGAAGCCGGGCTCAGCGGACAAGGCACGTAACGATTTCCTGACAGAGGCGTCGATAATGGGTCAGTTCGAGCATCCCAACGTGATATTCTTGCAAGGCGTTGTAACGAAAAGCAATCCGGTGATGATTATCACGGAATTTATGGAGAATGGCAGCCTGGACACTTTTTTGCGTGCTAACGACGGCAAGTTTCAAGTACTTCAATTGGTGGGGATGCTGCGCGGCATTGCCAGCGGTATGCAGTATCTCGCGGAGATGAACTACGTGCATCGCGATCTTGCCGCGAGAAACGTGTTAGTCAACGCTGCTCTGGTTTGCAAAATTGCCGACTTTGGACTCAGTAGAGAGATCGAGAGCGCCACGGAGGGAGCTTATACGACCAGG GGCGGTAAAATCCCGGTACGGTGGACTGCACCGGAAGCGATAGCTTTCCGTAAATTTACCAGCGCCTCCGACGTATGGAGCATGGGCATCGTATGTTGGGAGGTAATGTCGTATGGCGAGAGACCGTATTGGAATTGGTCGAATCAAGATGTGATAAAATCGATCGAGAAGGGCTACAGGCTTCCAGCGCCGATGGATTGTCCAGAGGCTATCTACCAGCTGATGCTCGATTGCTGGCAAAAGGAACGCACCCATCGGCCGACCTTCGCCAATCTCACACAGACTTTGGACAAGCTTATACGAAGCCCGGACACGCTGAGAAAAATTGCTCAGAACAG CGTGAGGCCGCCTGCACACAATCCGTACTATGTCACAAGCCATACGGCTGCCGTCCAGGCTGCGGTGGCGGCTGCGATGCCACCAGGCCCAGCCGCGAGCACGGCGGGTCCGTTCGTAGACATAGTCGGCCATCAGGCCCATCAACAAGCCCAGTCAGCGATTGCCGTTCCAGTAATGCCACCAGGAGCCGGCCGTAGCTTACACTACCACACACACGCAGCGACACACGCACTGCCACACCAACAATCACCGCTCACCTATCCCAATTGGGTCCCGTTCTCCCATTTTAATTGA
- the LOC126859373 gene encoding ephrin type-A receptor 4-B isoform X5, whose amino-acid sequence MAPFNMAGVAGLLATCAAVAASAAHLLPLLLLLICPRGTQADQVVLLDTTTEEKLDWTRYPFGPQASTPGWVEESFTNFDKGINWRSYVVCDVAYNNVNNWLWTPFVERGPANRMYIEIKFTTRDCSLFPGNALSCKETFSLLYYEFDAATKEPPPWEPDSYKLIGRIAAGEGRFNTNAEVVINTEVKSIPVTKKGVYFAFRDQGACISILAIKVYYINCPEISVNFARFPSTPTGREVALIEQTLGICVENAVKIAQPTFLCKGDGKWYLPTGGCHCKPGYQADVEKQQCKLCPIGKFKHEAGSHTCEPCPEHSKASDYGFTECRCDPGYYRAEKDPKNMPCTQPPSAPQNLTVNFVDQSTVILSWNAPHMQGGRSDTTYKVVCDACSTDVKYIPNTETFNDTKITITGLNAVTTYRFQVFAQNGVSLLTQKKEYVDITVTTEASVPSLVSNVRITSVKSSELSISWDAPVIEVGGDSDLVERYEVRCYPRYDDATNATVIQTSELSATFKGLKASTDYAIQVRAKTTRGWGEYTPVVFKKTPHAMGLDYVGEDDNMQVRIIAGAIVAVVVLLVIIIIMTVLILRSRASDECNKKQPSDCDTLEYRNGEGLVVTYMHCKMDSSPIVTTHTNNKSKSSLTTPLFTPAVGVAAAGAGGAGGAGARSYVDPHTYEDPNQAVREFAREIDAGYITIEAIIGGGEFGDVCRGKLKLPPDGRTEIDVAIKTLKPGSADKARNDFLTEASIMGQFEHPNVIFLQGVVTKSNPVMIITEFMENGSLDTFLRANDGKFQVLQLVGMLRGIASGMQYLAEMNYVHRDLAARNVLVNAALVCKIADFGLSREIESATEGAYTTRGGKIPVRWTAPEAIAFRKFTSASDVWSMGIVCWEVMSYGERPYWNWSNQDVIKSIEKGYRLPAPMDCPEAIYQLMLDCWQKERTHRPTFANLTQTLDKLIRSPDTLRKIAQNSVRPPAHNPYYVTSHTAAVQAAVAAAMPPGPAASTAGPFVDIVGHQAHQQAQSAIAVPVMPPGAGRSLHYHTHAATHALPHQQSPLTYPNWVPFSHFN is encoded by the exons tggGTAGAGGAGTCTTTCACAAACTTCGACAAGGGTATCAATTGGCGGAGTTACGTTGTATGCGACGTAGCGTACAACAATGTGAACAATTGGCTGTGGACGCCATTCGTAGAGAGGGGTCCGGCGAACCGCATgtacatagaaataaaattcacgaCCCGCGACTGCTCACTATTCCCCGGGAATGCTCTGAGCTGTAAAGAGACCTTCAGTCTGCTCTACTACGAGTTCGACGCTGCTACTAAGGAACCGCCTCCGTGGGAGCCAGACAGTTATAAACTTATCG GTCGCATTGCCGCGGGTGAGGGTAGATTCAATACGAACGCCGAAGTGGTAATAAACACAGAGGTAAAGTCGATACCGGTAACGAAGAAGGGCGTCTATTTCGCTTTTCGCGATCAGGGTGCCTGCATATCGATTCTAGCCATCAAGGTATATTACATCAATTGTCCCGAGATCTCGGTCAACTTTGCCCGTTTCCCGTCCACGCCGACCGGTCGCGAAGTCGCGCTCATTGAACAAACGCTCGGTATTTGCGTCGAGAATGCCGTCAAAATCGCCCAGCCGACTTTCCTCTGCAAGGGAGACGGAAAGTGGTATCTACCGACGGGTGGATGTCATTGCAAACCCGGCTATCAAGCTGACGTTGAGAAGCAGCAATGTAAGTTGTGCCCAATAGGCAAGTTCAAGCACGAGGCGGGCTCCCACACCTGCGAACCATGTCCGGAGCATAGCAAAGCCTCCGATTACGGCTTCACGGAGTGTCGTTGCGACCCGGGCTATTATCGGGCGGAAAAGGATCCTAAGAATATGCCTTGTACGC AACCACCTTCGGCACCGCAAAACCTGACCGTCAACTTTGTCGATCAGTCCACGGTGATCCTTTCCTGGAACGCGCCGCATATGCAAGGTGGCAGGTCCGATACAACTTATAAAGTGGTCTGCGATGCTTGCAGCACGGATGTCAAATACATTCCCAATACT GAAACCTTCAACGACACGAAGATCACGATAACTGGTCTGAACGCGGTGACTACTTATCGCTTCCAAGTATTCGCCCAGAATGGCGTATCGTTATTAACCCAAAAGAAGGAATACGTCGACATTACTGTTACAACAGAAGCCAGTGTGCCGAGTCTAGTGAGCAACGTCAGGATCACGAGTGTCAAGAGCTCGGAACTTAGCATCAGCTGGGACGCGCCAGTCATCGAAGTCGGCGGGGACAGCGATCTCGTCGAACGATACGAAG TGAGGTGTTACCCGCGCTATGACGACGCCACTAATGCAACCGTCATTCAAACGTCTGAGCTGTCCGCCACGTTCAAAGGCCTAAAGGCTTCCACGGATTACGCGATACAAGTTCGCGCCAAGACCACCCGCGGCTGGGGCGAGTATACGCCGGTGGTATTTAAGAAAACACCCCACGCCATGGGTTTAG ACTACGTCGGCGAGGATGACAACATGCAAGTTAGAATAATCGCAGGAGCAATCGTCGCTGTCGTCGTACTTCTTgtgattattatcatcatgACGGTTTTGATCCTTAGAAg CAGGGCCTCGGACGAGTGCAACAAGAAGCAGCCCAGCGACTGCGATACTCTGGAATATCGAAATGGCGAAG GACTAGTTGTGACCTACA TGCACTGCAAAATGGACAGTTCACCGATTGTGACAACCCATACCAACAACAAGAGCAAGTCCTCGC TGACCACGCCGCTATTCACACCTGCAGTGGGGGTCGCCGCGGCAGGCGCAGGCGGCGCAGGCGGTGCAGGTGCGAGGAGTTATGTGGATCCTCACACATACGAGGATCCGAATCAGGCTGTACGAGAATTCGCCCGCGAAATCGACGCCGGATACATCACGATAGAGGCAATTATAG GTGGCGGAGAATTTGGCGATGTCTGCCGAGGGAAACTGAAGCTGCCTCCCGATGGACGGACGGAAATAGACGTGGCCATAAAAACGCTGAAGCCGGGCTCAGCGGACAAGGCACGTAACGATTTCCTGACAGAGGCGTCGATAATGGGTCAGTTCGAGCATCCCAACGTGATATTCTTGCAAGGCGTTGTAACGAAAAGCAATCCGGTGATGATTATCACGGAATTTATGGAGAATGGCAGCCTGGACACTTTTTTGCGTGCTAACGACGGCAAGTTTCAAGTACTTCAATTGGTGGGGATGCTGCGCGGCATTGCCAGCGGTATGCAGTATCTCGCGGAGATGAACTACGTGCATCGCGATCTTGCCGCGAGAAACGTGTTAGTCAACGCTGCTCTGGTTTGCAAAATTGCCGACTTTGGACTCAGTAGAGAGATCGAGAGCGCCACGGAGGGAGCTTATACGACCAGG GGCGGTAAAATCCCGGTACGGTGGACTGCACCGGAAGCGATAGCTTTCCGTAAATTTACCAGCGCCTCCGACGTATGGAGCATGGGCATCGTATGTTGGGAGGTAATGTCGTATGGCGAGAGACCGTATTGGAATTGGTCGAATCAAGATGTGATAAAATCGATCGAGAAGGGCTACAGGCTTCCAGCGCCGATGGATTGTCCAGAGGCTATCTACCAGCTGATGCTCGATTGCTGGCAAAAGGAACGCACCCATCGGCCGACCTTCGCCAATCTCACACAGACTTTGGACAAGCTTATACGAAGCCCGGACACGCTGAGAAAAATTGCTCAGAACAG CGTGAGGCCGCCTGCACACAATCCGTACTATGTCACAAGCCATACGGCTGCCGTCCAGGCTGCGGTGGCGGCTGCGATGCCACCAGGCCCAGCCGCGAGCACGGCGGGTCCGTTCGTAGACATAGTCGGCCATCAGGCCCATCAACAAGCCCAGTCAGCGATTGCCGTTCCAGTAATGCCACCAGGAGCCGGCCGTAGCTTACACTACCACACACACGCAGCGACACACGCACTGCCACACCAACAATCACCGCTCACCTATCCCAATTGGGTCCCGTTCTCCCATTTTAATTGA